A single region of the Peptococcus niger genome encodes:
- a CDS encoding dicarboxylate/amino acid:cation symporter has translation MSEQKKTKFGLVPRLLLGIVLGLIVGSFVNEPVIRVFTTVANIFAQYLGFIIPLLIISFVTAGIAQLAAGGAGRLLGFTVLLAYCSTLVAGTLAYAVDSAIFPHFITSDIIKNFTESSATEIEPYLEFTLDPIFSVTTAIVLAFILGIGIVTLRMRDDTKSVGDLLKDIFVGLQEIVYLVLAKTIIPILPIYIGLTFAKMSYTGEVWSVLKVFWKVYVVILILHFLYLTFLFSVAGTVSGKSPLRLMKNQIPGYLTAVGTQSSAVTIPVNLQCAEKNGVTKGIRDFVVPLCATIHLAGSTITITSCATGVLMMSNMPHSMGLMIPFVLTLGVVMIAAPGAPGGAIMSALSFLPMIGIPVEGALASLMIALYLTQDSFGTACNVSGDNAIAVFIDTFKDRITGRHQPDGNQ, from the coding sequence TTGTCCGAACAGAAAAAAACAAAATTTGGCTTGGTCCCACGGCTCTTACTGGGGATTGTCCTCGGTTTGATCGTCGGGAGCTTTGTCAATGAGCCAGTCATTCGCGTATTTACGACGGTGGCAAATATTTTTGCGCAGTACTTGGGCTTTATCATTCCGCTGCTCATCATTTCTTTTGTTACCGCCGGGATTGCTCAACTGGCCGCCGGTGGAGCCGGTCGCCTCTTAGGCTTTACCGTTTTACTGGCCTACTGCTCAACCCTTGTTGCCGGTACCCTGGCTTATGCCGTTGACTCAGCCATTTTTCCTCATTTTATCACCTCTGATATTATCAAAAATTTCACGGAAAGCTCGGCAACTGAAATTGAGCCCTATTTGGAATTTACACTAGATCCGATTTTTAGCGTAACAACGGCCATTGTCCTGGCCTTTATTCTAGGGATTGGGATTGTTACCCTGCGCATGAGAGACGATACTAAGTCTGTCGGCGATTTGCTGAAAGATATTTTTGTCGGCCTGCAGGAAATCGTTTACCTGGTCTTGGCCAAGACCATCATTCCCATTTTGCCTATCTACATCGGTCTGACTTTTGCCAAAATGAGCTATACCGGCGAAGTCTGGAGTGTCTTGAAGGTTTTCTGGAAGGTCTACGTGGTCATCTTGATCCTGCATTTCCTTTACTTGACCTTCCTGTTCTCCGTTGCCGGGACAGTCAGCGGCAAAAGCCCCTTGCGCTTGATGAAAAATCAGATTCCAGGTTATTTGACAGCCGTTGGGACCCAGTCCTCTGCAGTGACCATTCCGGTTAACCTGCAATGTGCCGAGAAAAATGGGGTCACCAAAGGGATTCGTGATTTTGTCGTACCCCTTTGCGCCACCATTCATTTGGCCGGTTCGACCATTACCATCACCAGCTGCGCTACAGGCGTGTTGATGATGAGCAATATGCCCCACAGCATGGGGCTGATGATTCCCTTTGTCTTGACCTTAGGCGTTGTCATGATTGCTGCACCGGGTGCACCGGGCGGCGCCATTATGAGTGCCCTTTCCTTCCTGCCGATGATTGGCATTCCGGTGGAAGGCGCTTTGGCCAGCTTGATGATTGCCCTCTACCTGACCCAGGATTCCTTCGGGACCGCCTGCAACGTCAGTGGCGACAATGCGATTGCTGTCTTTATTGACACCTTTAAGGACCGCATTACCGGCCGTCACCAGCCGGATGGCAATCAGTAA
- a CDS encoding cysteine hydrolase family protein — MNDILVVVDMQNDFITGSLGTAEGQAIVDRVADRIRQHQGNIFVTRDTHADDYMTRQEGHHLPVPHCEAGTEGWQLVPAVADALAGRQVTYFDKPTFGSPELAMALKALDDEKRLTAITLVGVCTDICVISNALLIKAFLPEVPIYVDASACAGVSPESHERALEAMAVCQVNISHA, encoded by the coding sequence ATGAACGATATTTTAGTGGTTGTAGATATGCAAAACGATTTCATCACCGGCAGCCTTGGCACCGCCGAAGGGCAAGCCATCGTTGACCGGGTGGCGGACCGGATCCGCCAGCACCAGGGGAATATTTTTGTCACCCGGGATACCCACGCGGATGACTACATGACCCGCCAGGAAGGCCATCATTTGCCGGTCCCCCATTGCGAAGCCGGTACCGAGGGCTGGCAGCTGGTCCCCGCCGTTGCCGATGCCCTGGCCGGCCGGCAAGTCACCTATTTTGACAAGCCAACCTTCGGCTCACCTGAACTGGCCATGGCCCTGAAGGCCTTAGACGATGAAAAGCGCTTAACCGCCATCACCCTCGTTGGCGTCTGTACAGACATCTGCGTCATTTCCAATGCGCTCTTGATCAAGGCCTTCCTCCCGGAAGTGCCCATCTATGTCGATGCCTCCGCCTGTGCCGGCGTTTCACCGGAAAGCCATGAGCGGGCACTGGAAGCCATGGCGGTATGCCAGGTGAACATCAGCCATGCGTAA
- a CDS encoding DNA-deoxyinosine glycosylase translates to MRKTIVHPLAPWIWHDSEVLILGTLPSPESRRRGLYYGHPQNRFWPTLARLFKEPQPLHADACREFAKRHKIALWDVFAQADIDGADDSSIRHAELNNIPAKIKGTAIGHIFCTGQKAWQTYQANWADTIDLPASLLPSPSPANRAHWPDAALPDAYTVIKDALHTPAPFPGGRNLFDLSPLDADQAEQVEVLQEDAGWRIERIVSRGHCSPEGFLYDQADCEWVAVLDGRAILADDTGRRMVLNTGDHALLPPHRRHSVIDTTDPCIWLACFRKSAEA, encoded by the coding sequence ATGCGTAAAACCATTGTTCACCCCCTCGCGCCCTGGATATGGCATGATTCGGAAGTCCTGATTTTAGGCACCCTGCCCTCACCTGAATCACGGCGGCGGGGTCTTTATTACGGTCACCCGCAAAACCGCTTTTGGCCAACCCTGGCAAGGCTTTTTAAGGAACCCCAGCCCTTGCATGCCGATGCCTGCCGTGAATTTGCCAAGCGTCATAAAATTGCCCTCTGGGATGTCTTTGCCCAAGCGGATATTGACGGCGCTGACGACAGCAGCATTCGCCATGCAGAGCTGAACAATATCCCTGCTAAAATCAAGGGCACCGCCATCGGTCACATCTTTTGCACTGGGCAAAAGGCCTGGCAAACCTACCAGGCCAACTGGGCCGATACAATCGACCTGCCGGCAAGCTTGTTGCCCTCTCCCAGCCCGGCCAACCGCGCCCACTGGCCGGATGCCGCCTTGCCGGACGCCTACACCGTCATCAAAGACGCCTTGCACACCCCGGCCCCTTTCCCGGGCGGCCGCAATTTATTTGACCTGTCCCCCCTAGACGCTGACCAAGCGGAGCAAGTTGAAGTCCTGCAGGAAGACGCCGGCTGGCGGATTGAACGCATTGTCAGCCGTGGCCATTGCTCACCTGAAGGTTTTCTTTACGATCAAGCCGATTGCGAATGGGTTGCCGTCTTAGATGGCCGGGCCATTTTAGCCGATGACACCGGCCGCCGCATGGTTCTCAATACCGGCGATCACGCCCTTTTGCCGCCCCACCGGCGCCACAGCGTCATCGACACCACCGACCCCTGCATTTGGCTCGCCTGCTTCCGCAAATCTGCCGAAGCATAA
- a CDS encoding 1-propanol dehydrogenase PduQ, with amino-acid sequence MKTFNMRPEIYFNRGSLALLSHCQDERAVIVSDATMAQFGYVDKIKAYLDQAHSTAEVWTGAKPNPDVAVVTDCLATLQRISPSLLIALGGGSVIDTAKAALYMWRALCDQQGTSFQRPTFVAVPSTSGTGSEVTSFSVITDADGKKTTLIDAMMAPDMAILDPTCTNAIPYKVTVDTGLDVLTHAFEAYVSVNATDFSDAMAEKAVQVVFDCLPQLKENLDDDTARERMHNASCLAGAAFENAGLGINHSLAHALGGYWHLPHGRANALLIEGVIQYNADLNGSAQNRATDKYAHLAKILDLPARTAREGVVNLIAAVTNLKQSLDVPLGIAGTDIPWDDYESALETLVTQALADRCTPTNPRTPSPEDLRNILIRAF; translated from the coding sequence ATGAAAACATTTAATATGCGTCCCGAAATTTATTTTAACCGCGGGTCATTAGCCCTGCTGAGCCATTGCCAAGACGAACGTGCTGTCATCGTAAGCGATGCAACCATGGCCCAATTTGGCTATGTGGATAAAATCAAAGCTTACCTGGACCAAGCCCATTCAACTGCTGAAGTTTGGACAGGGGCCAAGCCCAACCCGGATGTGGCTGTGGTTACCGATTGTTTGGCCACCTTACAACGGATCAGCCCCAGCCTATTGATCGCCCTGGGCGGTGGCTCCGTCATCGACACTGCCAAAGCCGCCCTATATATGTGGCGCGCCTTGTGCGACCAGCAGGGCACAAGCTTCCAGCGGCCGACCTTCGTCGCCGTTCCCTCCACCAGCGGTACCGGCTCAGAAGTCACCTCATTTTCCGTGATTACCGATGCAGACGGCAAAAAGACCACCTTAATCGACGCCATGATGGCACCGGATATGGCCATCTTAGACCCGACCTGTACCAATGCCATCCCCTATAAGGTTACCGTGGACACCGGACTGGACGTCCTCACCCACGCATTTGAAGCCTACGTCTCCGTCAACGCCACAGATTTTTCAGACGCCATGGCAGAAAAAGCCGTTCAGGTCGTTTTTGACTGCCTGCCCCAATTAAAAGAAAATCTGGACGACGACACCGCCAGAGAACGGATGCACAATGCCTCTTGCCTAGCCGGCGCTGCATTTGAAAATGCCGGCCTGGGCATTAACCACAGTTTGGCCCACGCCCTAGGTGGATATTGGCACCTGCCCCATGGCCGCGCCAATGCCCTTTTAATTGAAGGCGTCATCCAGTATAACGCCGACCTCAACGGCAGTGCCCAAAACCGAGCCACAGACAAATACGCCCACCTGGCAAAAATCCTGGACCTGCCGGCCCGCACCGCCCGTGAAGGCGTAGTCAACCTCATTGCCGCCGTCACCAACCTCAAGCAGTCCCTCGACGTCCCCTTGGGCATTGCCGGCACTGACATTCCCTGGGATGACTATGAATCCGCCCTGGAAACCCTCGTCACCCAAGCCCTCGCCGACCGCTGCACCCCCACCAACCCACGCACCCCAAGCCCCGAAGACCTGCGCAACATTTTAATTCGCGCCTTCTAA